One genomic window of Pseudomonas chlororaphis subsp. piscium includes the following:
- the hflK gene encoding protease modulator HflK, with product MQVDLETEGAGVEALPRFQRAAFHERRLKRWGIGLAGLAGVGLVLAFFVELFAPQSLWPALLVNLAAALLVLVGGLQAAGWVSAWRASVLRTPEAAPSPPVVDEPLPDDGWYERLLDGISQRWSGLLAQIGAPTLWLAGWALLVLVVIEQAWNLSLPAAALGLAGNVGAVLALLLAFGLLVFERQLSQEHPGEWPEAAALAQLARVAIICLVLAALCLLFSSDTALWPVRLGVLIGVLPALVALEFLLRAVLSLFSPRREQLEPRMLAHSVVADLLRWPPQPLLALQHELHNRFGIDLRQIWAFTYMRRAFLPVLLVVLGVGWLLTGLHEVPLQGRGIYERFGKPVAVFGPGLHAGLPWPLGRVLSVENGVVHELATSVGEAPTVVEPAPAEGPPPLVANRLWDASHVNDKSQVIASGGADKQSFQIVNMDVRFVYRIGLSDQAALAATYNSADIPMLIRSTASRILVHDFASRTLDGLLGEDRTNLAEDIGRAVQADLEKLDSGVEILATVVEAIHPPAGAANAYHGVQAAQIGAQALISRERGAASEQTNQAQLQASIARDQAQATAHEVQATAQAADLRFSAEQKAYASAGQTFVLEQYLSQLSQGLRNAKLLVLDHRLGGASAPTLDLRTFTLPTEPSVPGNTAQPGAVH from the coding sequence ATGCAAGTCGATCTTGAGACTGAAGGGGCGGGGGTCGAAGCCTTGCCGAGGTTTCAGCGGGCGGCCTTTCACGAACGCCGTCTGAAGCGTTGGGGCATCGGGCTGGCGGGGCTGGCCGGGGTGGGGCTGGTGTTGGCGTTTTTCGTCGAGCTGTTTGCCCCGCAATCCTTGTGGCCGGCGTTGCTGGTCAATCTGGCCGCGGCTTTGCTGGTGCTGGTCGGCGGCCTGCAGGCGGCGGGCTGGGTCAGTGCCTGGCGCGCGAGTGTGCTGCGGACGCCAGAGGCTGCGCCGAGCCCGCCGGTTGTCGATGAGCCGCTGCCCGATGACGGCTGGTACGAACGGCTGCTGGATGGCATCAGCCAGCGTTGGTCCGGGTTGCTGGCGCAGATCGGCGCGCCAACCTTGTGGCTCGCCGGCTGGGCCTTGCTGGTGCTGGTGGTGATCGAGCAGGCGTGGAACTTGAGCTTGCCCGCCGCAGCCCTGGGCCTGGCGGGCAATGTCGGCGCGGTGCTGGCGCTGTTGCTGGCCTTCGGCTTGCTGGTGTTCGAGCGCCAACTGAGCCAGGAACACCCCGGCGAATGGCCGGAAGCCGCGGCGCTGGCGCAGTTGGCGCGAGTGGCGATCATCTGCCTGGTGCTGGCGGCGCTGTGCCTGTTGTTCAGCAGCGATACGGCGCTCTGGCCGGTGCGCCTGGGCGTGCTGATCGGTGTCTTGCCGGCGCTGGTGGCCCTGGAGTTCCTGCTGCGTGCGGTGCTGTCGTTGTTCAGCCCGCGTCGCGAGCAGTTGGAGCCGCGCATGCTGGCCCACAGCGTGGTCGCCGACCTGTTGCGCTGGCCGCCGCAGCCTTTGCTGGCCTTGCAGCACGAGCTGCACAACCGCTTCGGCATCGATCTGCGGCAGATCTGGGCCTTCACTTATATGCGTCGGGCGTTCCTGCCGGTGCTGCTGGTGGTGCTCGGGGTGGGCTGGCTGCTTACCGGCCTGCACGAAGTGCCGTTGCAGGGGCGAGGCATCTACGAACGTTTCGGCAAGCCGGTGGCGGTCTTTGGTCCGGGTTTGCACGCGGGTCTGCCATGGCCGCTGGGCCGGGTGCTGAGTGTCGAGAACGGTGTGGTGCATGAACTGGCCACCAGCGTCGGCGAGGCACCCACCGTGGTCGAACCGGCGCCCGCCGAAGGGCCGCCACCGCTGGTGGCCAACCGCTTATGGGACGCCAGCCATGTGAACGACAAGTCCCAGGTGATCGCCAGCGGCGGTGCCGACAAGCAGAGCTTCCAGATCGTCAACATGGACGTGCGCTTCGTCTATCGCATCGGCCTGAGCGATCAGGCGGCGTTGGCGGCGACCTACAACAGCGCCGACATTCCAATGCTGATCCGCAGCACCGCCAGCCGCATCCTGGTCCACGACTTTGCCTCGCGCACCCTCGATGGCCTGTTGGGCGAAGACCGTACCAACCTGGCCGAGGATATCGGCCGCGCGGTGCAGGCCGACCTGGAGAAGCTCGACAGCGGGGTGGAGATTCTCGCCACCGTGGTCGAGGCGATTCACCCGCCAGCGGGCGCCGCCAATGCCTATCACGGCGTACAGGCCGCACAGATCGGCGCCCAGGCGCTGATTTCCCGCGAGCGTGGCGCGGCCAGCGAACAGACCAACCAGGCGCAGTTGCAGGCCAGCATCGCTCGCGATCAGGCCCAGGCCACGGCCCATGAAGTACAGGCCACGGCGCAAGCGGCCGACCTGCGTTTCAGCGCCGAGCAAAAGGCCTACGCCAGTGCCGGCCAGACGTTCGTGCTGGAGCAGTATTTGAGCCAGCTGAGCCAGGGTCTGCGCAACGCCAAGTTGCTGGTGCTCGATCATCGCCTGGGCGGTGCCAGCGCGCCGACCCTCGACCTGCGTACATTCACTTTGCCGACCGAGCCTTCGGTGCCGGGTAACACCGCTCAGCCAGGAGCCGTCCATTGA
- a CDS encoding CDP-alcohol phosphatidyltransferase family protein — protein sequence MLSIYQLKPRFQNLLRPWVQRLYDNGTTANQITVLAGVISVLVGALIGSFANHLWLFILIPLWMILRMALNAVDGMLAREFGQQSRLGAYLNELCDVIADSALILPFALIAGVSLPLVLLVTLLALFSEYAGVLGPMIGASRRYDGPMGKSDRAFVLGVLATGIALGWLSAAWINGVLALVAALLVYTLINRVRQGLLEARQQDVPQQEAQQEVQQNAPSE from the coding sequence ATGCTCTCCATCTACCAGCTCAAACCGCGCTTCCAGAACCTGCTGCGGCCGTGGGTCCAGCGCCTGTACGACAACGGCACCACGGCCAACCAGATCACCGTGCTGGCGGGAGTGATTTCCGTGCTGGTGGGCGCGCTGATCGGCAGTTTCGCCAACCACCTCTGGCTGTTCATCCTGATCCCGCTGTGGATGATCCTGCGCATGGCGCTGAACGCCGTCGACGGCATGCTGGCCCGGGAATTCGGCCAGCAATCGCGCCTGGGCGCCTACCTCAACGAATTGTGCGACGTGATTGCCGACAGCGCGCTGATCCTGCCTTTCGCGCTGATTGCCGGCGTCAGCCTGCCGCTGGTCCTGCTGGTGACGCTGCTGGCGCTGTTCAGCGAATACGCCGGCGTGCTCGGGCCGATGATCGGCGCCTCGCGCCGCTACGACGGCCCCATGGGCAAGAGCGACCGGGCGTTCGTGCTCGGCGTGCTGGCCACCGGTATCGCCCTGGGCTGGCTCAGCGCCGCCTGGATCAATGGCGTGCTGGCGCTGGTCGCCGCGTTGTTGGTCTACACCTTGATCAACCGGGTTCGCCAGGGCCTGCTCGAAGCGCGACAG